From a single Mycosarcoma maydis chromosome 2, whole genome shotgun sequence genomic region:
- a CDS encoding uncharacterized protein (related to RNA-binding protein) → MMNSYQAAAAPSSYSSSAVGSTSDDVYAQFYYWDASANNWAFDYNSYYAAYGYPSDYATSSVDVDGSSSSAASAVAYADPSAAAANPYYFDYQNSAQQPASTAYDATHHAFAASSSTETCSTRQPELETRYDESGRMIPGKLRRGETRPTVLRRAAGKIWEDQTLLEWDPSHKRLFVGDLGNDVSDELLSSTFQKYASFSKARVVRNKDGKAKGYGFVAFADPEDFLKAWKEMDGKYIGSRPCRLKKAADVVNPVQIGARKDKMLAISAKQHRNSYKLKMGGAVGHRLRRIGMQPPK, encoded by the coding sequence ATGATGAACAGCTACCAAGCAGCCGCGGCGCCGTCATCGTATTCAAGCTCTGCAGTGGGATCGACATCAGACGACGTGTATGCGCAATTCTACTACTGGGATGCAAGCGCCAACAATTGGGCGTTCGACTATAACTCGTACTATGCGGCGTATGGCTATCCGTCTGATTATGCTACCTCGAGTGTTGATGTGGACggctcgtcctcttcggctgcttctgcaGTAGCGTATGCGGATCCttcggctgcagcagccaatCCATACTATTTTGACTATCAAAACTCAGCACAGCAACCAGCGTCTACGGCATACGATGCAACGCACCATGCGTTCGCAGCGAGCTCGTCTACCGAGACCTGCTCAACACGCCAACCAGAGTTGGAAACGCGATACGACGAAAGTGGACGCATGATTCCTGGCAAACTTCGGCGCGGCGAAACGCGGCCGACCGTGCTTCGTCGTGCTGCGGGCAAAATATGGGAAGATCAGACATTGCTCGAATGGGATCCTTCGCACAAACGGCTATTCGTCGGAGACCTCGGCAACGACGTCTCGGACGAACTGCTGTCGTCAACCTTCCAAAAGTACGCATCGTTCAGCAAAGCGCGCGTCGTTCGCAACAAGGACGGAAAAGCCAAAGGTTACGGATTCGTCGCGTTCGCCGATCCAGAAGACTTTCTAAAAGCCTGGAAAGAGATGGACGGCAAGTACATCGGAAGTCGTCCATGCAGGTTGAAGAAGGCCGCCGACGTCGTCAACCCCGTCCAGATCGGCGCTAGAAAGGACAAAATGCTCGCCATCagcgccaagcagcacagaAACTCATACAAGCTCAAAATGGGCGGCGCTGTCGGCCATCGTCTCCGACGCATCGGCATGCAACCGCCCAAGTGA